A window from Solanum stenotomum isolate F172 chromosome 7, ASM1918654v1, whole genome shotgun sequence encodes these proteins:
- the LOC125870056 gene encoding protein pleiotropic regulatory locus 1-like — translation MERRWKNYRVISGHSGWVRSVAVDATNTWFCTGSADCSIKIWDLASGRLKVTLTGHVEQIRGVVANNNSNMIFSAGDDRQVQCWDVEQNKVIHSFHGHLSGVYCLSLHPTMDHLLFTGSRDCACRVWDIRTKTHIHLLSGHENTVSSVFTLPQQLLVVTASHDSTIKLWDIRYGKTMETLTHHNRSVRAMVQNYYYSSFASASTDGNIKKFNLPNPQFLHNMQHTTTIINAMAVNHEGVMATGGDNGSLWFWDWTSGHNFQQAQTMGSSQSEAIYALTYDVTGTTLITCDSNKTIKMWKQDEIATTET, via the coding sequence ATGGAGAGAAGGTGGAAAAATTACAGGGTTATTAGCGGTCATTCGGGGTGGGTACGATCAGTTGCGGTAGATGCTACTAATACTTGGTTCTGTACAGGTTCCGCGGATTGTAGTATCAAGATATGGGATTTAGCAAGTGGTAGGCTAAAGGTAACGTTGACAGGTCATGTTGAGCAAATAAGAGGTGTTGTTGCTAACAACAACAGCAACATGATCTTCTCTGCTGGAGATGATAGACAAGTGCAATGTTGGGACGTTGAACAAAATAAGGTGATTCATTCCTTTCATGGCCATCTGAGTGGCGTTTACTGCTTGTCTCTTCATCCCACAATGGACCACCTTCTGTTCACGGGATCTAGGGATTGTGCATGCAGAGTTTGGGATATCCGCACTAAAACTCACATTCATCTTCTTTCCGGACATGAAAACACTGTTTCCTCTGTTTTTACTCTTCCTCAACAGCTACTTGTGGTGACAGCTTCTCACGACTCAACCATAAAGTTGTGGGATATAAGATATGGTAAGACAATGGAAACACTCACTCATCACAACAGATCTGTACGTGCTATggttcaaaattattattattcctcTTTTGCTTCTGCATCAACCGATGgcaacataaaaaaattcaacctTCCCAACCCACAATTTTTACACAATATGCAACACACCACGACTATAATCAATGCAATGGCCGTCAATCATGAAGGTGTTATGGCTACCGGAGGTGACAATGGAAGCTTGTGGTTTTGGGATTGGACAAGCGGTCACAATTTTCAGCAAGCTCAAACAATGGGATCGTCTCAGTCTGAGGCTATATATGCTCTCACATATGACGTTACTGGTACAACACTTATTACTTGTGACTCTAACAAGACCATAAAGATGTGGAAACAAGATGAAATCGCTACAACagaaacatga